In one Acidimicrobium ferrooxidans DSM 10331 genomic region, the following are encoded:
- a CDS encoding glycosyltransferase family 2 protein: MRVTPDVRSAAFDPDDAIDRLVLARFDDDNPRLPEAAVMVVIPAFDEEATIADVIRRVPRQLAGSPPLVVVVSDGSRDATVDVARREGALVLDVPINRGQGAALRLGYLLAIRRGARIVGIVDADGQWDPADLATGVDLVDHHVATFAQGSRRLGTSTVGDPIRDLGVRVFSLVVSALIGQRVGDTSSGIRVIAAELLGRLRLDQPQYQSAELLLAAAFAGATIVEFPVTMVARRAGTSKKGRNWRYGLRYGRVVARTYLRERWIAPR, translated from the coding sequence GTGCGCGTCACACCCGACGTGCGCAGCGCAGCCTTCGACCCGGATGACGCCATCGACCGCCTCGTCCTCGCACGCTTCGACGACGACAACCCGAGGTTGCCCGAGGCGGCAGTCATGGTGGTCATCCCCGCATTCGACGAGGAAGCCACCATCGCCGACGTCATCCGGCGCGTGCCCCGACAGCTCGCCGGCTCACCACCGCTCGTCGTCGTCGTGTCCGATGGTTCCCGAGACGCCACCGTCGACGTGGCACGCCGCGAAGGTGCGCTCGTCCTCGACGTCCCGATCAACCGCGGCCAAGGCGCTGCACTCCGTCTCGGTTACCTCCTCGCGATCCGTCGGGGCGCACGCATCGTCGGCATCGTCGACGCCGATGGCCAGTGGGACCCAGCCGACCTTGCGACGGGCGTGGATCTCGTCGATCACCACGTCGCCACGTTCGCACAAGGCTCACGCCGACTCGGCACGAGCACGGTGGGCGACCCCATCCGCGACCTTGGCGTTCGAGTCTTCTCGCTCGTCGTGTCCGCGCTCATCGGTCAGCGGGTCGGGGACACGTCATCGGGTATCCGCGTCATCGCGGCCGAGCTCCTCGGACGGCTCCGGCTCGACCAGCCCCAGTACCAATCCGCCGAACTCCTCCTCGCCGCAGCGTTCGCCGGCGCAACGATCGTCGAGTTCCCTGTCACGATGGTCGCTCGCCGCGCCGGCACCTCGAAGAAGGGCCGCAACTGGCGCTACGGCCTGCGCTATGGGCGCGTGGTGGCGCGTACCTATCTTCGTGAGCGATGGATCGCGCCGCGCTGA
- a CDS encoding YgaP family membrane protein, translated as MRRNMGIWDRALRIVVATPVFWALGVMVGNGSVGSVVLYALAAIMLITGLTGYCPLYRLFGDRTTVGCAFCARAEREHAMR; from the coding sequence ATGCGACGGAACATGGGTATCTGGGATCGAGCACTGCGGATCGTCGTCGCGACGCCAGTGTTCTGGGCGCTTGGCGTCATGGTCGGCAACGGCAGCGTCGGCAGCGTTGTTCTCTACGCGCTCGCGGCCATCATGCTGATCACCGGGCTGACCGGCTACTGCCCGCTCTATCGGCTCTTCGGCGATCGAACGACCGTCGGCTGCGCCTTCTGCGCCCGAGCCGAGCGCGAACACGCGATGCGCTAA
- a CDS encoding molybdopterin dinucleotide binding domain-containing protein produces MATNDVESLSARIRALREQTEARGETFYQGPSRIDLASFPPKERWDDWVELDSRAWPKRVEHRSMLVPTTCFNCESACGLLAYVDRDTLAVRKFEGNPEHPGSRGRNCAKGPATLNQITDPDRILFPLRRVGARGSGKWERVSWDEALDDLARRLRQALVEDRQNEIMIHLGRPGEDGFTERVLAAWGVDGHNSHTNVCSSGGRTGYQFWSGIDRPSADFANAKVIYLISSHLETGHYFNPHAQRITEARERGAKLIVADTRLSNTSTHADVWMSPWPGSEAAINLSIANYLIQHDRFNRAFVERWWNWREYLEAVHPELPVTFDAFVGVLKQLYSDFTFAYAAKESGVDEATLREVAELVADAGTQLATHTWRSAAAGNLGGWQVSRTLFLLNALLGAVATPGGTNLNAWNKFVPRPIHVPPHPKVWQELSWPVDYPLAQNELSFLLPHLMEEYGKRLEVYFTRVYNPVWTNPDGFAWIEMLLDEHKVGCYVALTPTWNETAFFADYILPMGHASERHDTHSYEQYDGQWIGFRQPVLRAARERLGETVTDTRQVNPGEVWEENEFWIELSWRIDPDGSLGIRRYFESRANPGQKLSVEEYYAWMFEHSVPGLPEAAAKEGLTPLGYMRRYGAFEVARQVGQVYERPVPAEELDDVHVDDHGRVWTRAPKPASANIVPTGDPSPDDEGRRPVGVEVDGAILRGFPTPSGRLEFYSATVASWGWPEYAIPTYIPSHVHPSKLADGQMPLISTFRLPVQIHTRSANSKWLDEIAHTNPLWIHPTDAARIGVRDGELVRVTTDLGYFVVKAWVTEGIRPGVVACSHHMGRWRLGDVGSKGMMRLVALRRQGSRWTLDPSDGVAPYESADPDTQRIWWTDVGVHQNLTFGVHPDPISGMHCWHQVVTVTRAQPGDRHAEVYVDTARSREVFHRWLELARSAREVSPDGTRRPRWLMRPLKPTPEAFRLPTSATASEPTRQ; encoded by the coding sequence ATGGCTACGAACGACGTCGAATCTCTCTCGGCTCGCATTCGCGCGCTCCGCGAGCAGACCGAGGCACGCGGGGAAACCTTCTACCAGGGGCCCTCGCGCATCGACCTCGCGAGCTTCCCGCCCAAGGAGCGCTGGGACGACTGGGTCGAGCTCGACTCGCGCGCCTGGCCGAAGCGCGTCGAGCATCGATCGATGCTCGTGCCCACCACCTGCTTCAACTGCGAGAGCGCCTGCGGCCTCCTCGCCTATGTCGATCGCGACACCTTGGCCGTGCGCAAGTTCGAGGGCAACCCCGAACATCCCGGCTCGCGAGGGCGCAACTGCGCCAAGGGTCCCGCGACGCTCAACCAGATCACCGACCCTGACCGCATCCTCTTCCCCCTTCGGCGGGTGGGGGCCCGCGGGAGCGGGAAGTGGGAGCGCGTGAGCTGGGACGAGGCGCTCGACGATCTCGCCCGTCGCCTCCGCCAGGCGCTCGTCGAGGACCGCCAGAACGAGATCATGATCCACCTCGGTCGTCCTGGGGAAGACGGCTTCACCGAGCGTGTCCTTGCCGCTTGGGGCGTCGACGGCCACAACTCGCACACCAACGTGTGCTCGTCGGGTGGACGAACTGGCTATCAGTTCTGGAGCGGGATCGATCGGCCCAGCGCCGACTTCGCCAACGCGAAGGTGATCTACCTCATCAGCTCCCACCTCGAGACCGGTCACTACTTCAACCCTCATGCGCAGCGCATCACCGAAGCCCGCGAGCGCGGCGCGAAGCTCATCGTCGCCGACACGCGCCTGTCGAACACCTCGACGCACGCGGACGTGTGGATGTCGCCGTGGCCCGGCTCCGAAGCGGCGATCAACCTCTCGATCGCGAACTACCTGATCCAGCACGACCGCTTCAACCGCGCCTTCGTCGAGCGGTGGTGGAACTGGCGCGAGTACCTCGAGGCGGTCCACCCCGAGCTCCCGGTGACCTTCGATGCCTTCGTGGGGGTGCTCAAGCAGCTCTACTCCGACTTCACCTTCGCGTACGCGGCCAAGGAGAGCGGTGTCGACGAAGCCACGCTCCGCGAGGTCGCCGAGCTCGTCGCCGACGCCGGCACCCAGCTCGCCACGCATACCTGGCGCTCGGCAGCCGCCGGCAACCTCGGTGGCTGGCAGGTCTCTCGGACGCTGTTCCTCCTGAACGCACTACTGGGGGCCGTCGCGACGCCAGGGGGCACGAACCTCAATGCCTGGAACAAGTTCGTGCCACGACCGATCCACGTCCCGCCGCACCCGAAGGTCTGGCAGGAGCTGTCCTGGCCCGTCGACTATCCACTTGCCCAGAACGAGCTCTCGTTCTTGCTCCCGCACCTCATGGAGGAGTACGGCAAGCGACTCGAGGTGTACTTCACGAGGGTCTACAACCCCGTGTGGACCAACCCGGATGGCTTTGCCTGGATCGAGATGCTGCTCGACGAGCACAAAGTCGGGTGCTACGTCGCGCTCACGCCCACCTGGAACGAGACCGCGTTCTTCGCGGACTACATCTTGCCGATGGGTCACGCCTCCGAACGCCACGACACCCACTCCTACGAGCAGTACGACGGCCAGTGGATCGGGTTTCGCCAACCCGTGCTCCGAGCGGCTCGTGAGCGTCTCGGCGAGACCGTCACCGACACCCGCCAGGTCAATCCCGGTGAGGTGTGGGAGGAGAACGAGTTCTGGATCGAGCTGTCGTGGCGCATCGACCCCGACGGCTCCCTGGGTATCCGGCGCTACTTCGAGTCTCGAGCCAACCCCGGCCAGAAGCTCTCCGTCGAGGAGTACTACGCCTGGATGTTCGAGCATTCGGTGCCAGGACTCCCCGAAGCCGCGGCCAAGGAGGGCCTCACGCCGCTCGGCTACATGCGCCGCTACGGTGCCTTCGAGGTCGCGCGCCAGGTCGGCCAGGTCTACGAACGGCCCGTCCCGGCCGAGGAACTCGACGACGTCCACGTCGACGACCATGGCCGGGTCTGGACTCGAGCTCCGAAGCCCGCGAGTGCCAACATCGTCCCGACCGGCGACCCGAGCCCCGACGACGAGGGACGTCGGCCCGTCGGCGTCGAGGTCGACGGCGCGATCCTGCGAGGCTTCCCCACGCCCTCCGGTCGGCTCGAGTTCTACTCGGCCACCGTCGCCTCGTGGGGATGGCCAGAGTACGCCATCCCGACCTACATCCCGAGCCACGTCCATCCGTCGAAGCTCGCCGACGGGCAGATGCCCCTGATCTCGACCTTCCGCCTGCCCGTGCAGATCCACACCCGGTCGGCCAACTCGAAGTGGCTCGACGAGATCGCCCACACGAACCCACTGTGGATCCATCCGACCGACGCGGCCCGCATCGGCGTGCGCGACGGTGAGCTCGTCCGCGTCACCACCGATCTCGGCTACTTCGTCGTCAAGGCGTGGGTCACCGAAGGCATCCGTCCCGGTGTCGTCGCCTGCTCGCACCACATGGGACGGTGGCGCCTCGGCGACGTCGGATCGAAGGGCATGATGCGTCTCGTCGCCCTGCGCCGCCAGGGATCACGCTGGACGCTCGACCCCTCCGACGGCGTCGCGCCCTACGAGTCGGCCGATCCCGACACCCAGCGCATCTGGTGGACCGACGTGGGCGTGCACCAGAACCTCACCTTCGGCGTGCACCCCGATCCGATCTCGGGGATGCACTGCTGGCACCAGGTCGTCACCGTGACCCGAGCCCAGCCTGGCGACCGCCACGCCGAGGTCTACGTCGACACCGCTCGTTCGCGCGAGGTGTTCCACCGCTGGCTCGAGCTCGCTCGTTCCGCCCGCGAGGTCAGCCCCGACGGGACGCGCCGCCCTCGCTGGCTCATGCGTCCGCTCAAGCCGACCCCAGAGGCCTTCCGACTCCCGACCTCGGCGACCGCCAGTGAACCAACTCGACAGTGA
- a CDS encoding molecular chaperone TorD family protein, translating to MNQLDSDTRKLAEVVRGLAELSENPEPDPELLALFGVGRSRAAFTELFDFELPPYTSFFLTRGPLLGGEPTERTREFLATYVADLTTPALCDHVGFLLSVLAAALDRDALDFARAFLWEQLAPIGPLYACAARALGPPEYAPWAEHLLATLNSLAERLGVPSALPLHLRAAPDLETPDDLDGLLELCLSPALSGIVLTRRGILAAANRAEVPIRFGGRRFSFRSLLEADPREALALVRQSATEQDRWRLGSAFAPVEHWWHERRSALLARLAELEARPGSER from the coding sequence GTGAACCAACTCGACAGTGACACGCGCAAGCTCGCCGAGGTCGTCCGGGGCCTCGCCGAGCTCAGCGAGAACCCCGAGCCCGACCCCGAGCTCCTCGCCCTCTTCGGGGTAGGACGCTCGCGTGCCGCCTTCACCGAGCTGTTCGACTTCGAGCTGCCCCCCTACACGAGCTTCTTCCTGACGCGCGGCCCGCTGCTCGGCGGCGAGCCCACGGAGCGCACACGCGAGTTCCTCGCGACCTACGTCGCCGATCTCACGACCCCAGCGCTCTGCGATCACGTGGGCTTCTTGCTCTCCGTCCTCGCCGCCGCGCTCGATCGCGATGCGCTCGACTTCGCACGCGCCTTCCTCTGGGAGCAGCTCGCACCGATCGGTCCGTTGTACGCATGCGCCGCTCGCGCACTCGGTCCCCCCGAGTACGCACCGTGGGCAGAACACCTCCTCGCCACCCTCAACAGCCTCGCCGAACGCCTGGGTGTGCCCTCGGCTCTCCCACTGCACCTGCGAGCCGCCCCGGATCTCGAGACTCCCGATGACCTCGACGGGCTCCTCGAGCTGTGCCTCTCCCCCGCCCTGTCGGGGATCGTGCTCACGCGGCGCGGCATTCTCGCCGCCGCCAACCGCGCCGAGGTGCCCATCCGCTTCGGAGGCCGTCGCTTCAGCTTCCGATCGCTCCTCGAGGCAGACCCCCGTGAGGCCCTCGCCCTCGTACGCCAGAGCGCGACCGAACAAGATCGCTGGCGTCTCGGCAGCGCCTTCGCCCCCGTCGAGCACTGGTGGCACGAGCGGCGCTCGGCACTGCTCGCGCGCCTCGCCGAACTCGAAGCACGCCCCGGCTCCGAACGCTGA
- a CDS encoding 4Fe-4S dicluster domain-containing protein codes for MTRTYVKAVEVGTFPQVRRSFQVTRCNQCTNPPCVAACPTGAMYQRPDGIVDFNKAICIGCKACMAACPYDAIFINPEDHSAEKCNFCAHRLDIGLEPACVVVCPTEAILIGKLEDDTARATRVVHRTPVAVRNPEKGTRPKLFYRGAHQATLDPIAAERPRGDTYMWSQIPSGPHVIASGHPADAHVPNSSAKAKLVYDVAHNAPWGGLVSLYTWTKGLSAGAYLVPITLWLLGKLPFSSDLVRIWGPSISLAFLAITGGLLIGDLKHPERFYLLFLKGRPESWLVRGGYGLLLFGGIDTLTLIAGILHSSTAMGILAIPGIPLAALAALYTAFLFAQAKARDLWQSPLMPIHLVIQALLLGSAVSVFVAAITDPGSTVGYLERLTGALAILNALLVVGEITITHPTAKAHLAVWEMTHGALGRLFWLGFALDLVGILTPLGMALAAAALLCILPLEHAYVQAGQRVPLA; via the coding sequence GTGACGCGGACCTACGTCAAGGCCGTCGAGGTCGGTACGTTCCCGCAGGTTCGGCGCTCGTTCCAGGTCACACGCTGCAACCAGTGCACCAACCCACCGTGCGTCGCGGCCTGCCCGACTGGGGCGATGTATCAGCGACCCGATGGCATCGTCGATTTCAACAAGGCCATCTGCATCGGCTGCAAGGCGTGCATGGCCGCATGCCCCTACGACGCCATCTTCATCAATCCCGAGGACCACTCCGCCGAGAAGTGCAACTTCTGTGCGCATCGTCTCGACATCGGCCTCGAACCGGCGTGCGTCGTCGTCTGCCCGACCGAGGCCATCCTCATCGGCAAGCTCGAGGACGACACCGCACGCGCGACCCGCGTCGTCCACCGCACCCCGGTGGCCGTGCGCAACCCGGAGAAGGGGACCCGTCCGAAGCTGTTCTATCGCGGCGCACACCAGGCAACCCTGGATCCCATCGCGGCCGAGCGTCCGCGCGGCGATACGTACATGTGGTCCCAGATCCCGAGCGGACCGCACGTCATCGCCTCGGGCCACCCGGCCGACGCCCACGTGCCGAACTCGTCGGCCAAGGCCAAGCTGGTCTACGACGTCGCCCACAATGCACCGTGGGGCGGCCTGGTCAGCCTCTACACCTGGACGAAGGGCCTCTCGGCCGGTGCCTACCTCGTGCCGATCACGCTGTGGTTGCTCGGGAAGCTGCCGTTCTCGTCGGACCTCGTCCGCATCTGGGGACCGTCGATCTCGCTCGCCTTCCTCGCGATCACCGGGGGGCTCCTGATCGGCGACCTCAAGCATCCCGAACGCTTCTACCTGCTCTTCCTCAAGGGTCGACCCGAGAGCTGGCTCGTCAGGGGGGGCTACGGACTCCTCCTCTTCGGCGGCATCGACACGCTGACCCTCATCGCCGGCATCCTGCACAGCTCGACCGCCATGGGCATCCTCGCCATCCCGGGGATTCCCCTTGCCGCACTCGCGGCGCTCTATACCGCGTTCCTGTTCGCCCAAGCCAAAGCACGCGATCTCTGGCAGAGCCCCCTGATGCCGATCCACCTCGTCATCCAGGCGCTCCTGCTCGGATCGGCCGTCAGCGTCTTCGTCGCGGCCATCACCGATCCCGGCTCGACGGTCGGCTACCTCGAGCGTCTCACAGGCGCGCTCGCGATCCTGAACGCGCTGCTCGTGGTGGGTGAGATCACCATCACGCACCCCACGGCCAAGGCCCACCTTGCCGTGTGGGAGATGACCCACGGCGCACTCGGGCGCCTCTTCTGGCTGGGATTCGCGCTCGATCTCGTCGGGATCCTCACCCCGCTCGGCATGGCCCTTGCCGCAGCAGCGCTCCTGTGCATCCTCCCGCTCGAACACGCCTACGTCCAAGCCGGCCAACGCGTCCCGTTGGCGTAA
- a CDS encoding NAD-dependent epimerase/dehydratase family protein, protein MRQQAEWAIVTGGSGFIGTAVARALRARGVRVAIVDRNAPQHRELDVFVKGAIEHERTWLALATELAGEHVRALYHFAARTSVLQSVNDPHDVFVSNLVGYENALEFARTHEVASVLFASTNAVVGAGDSGTISERSPLAPLTPYGATKAAGEMLGSAYAASYGIHVASVRLTNVYGPGMWHKDSIVPRLLRHVVGLSEATIYGDGEQVRDFVYIGDVVDAFVRLEELGFVGAVSFGSGTSVSVNELVDLVGDVTGHELRLRHVPAKAGEMPGVSVDLSLARSLGLKADVELAEGLQFAWSDFQEDQGRVAG, encoded by the coding sequence GTGCGGCAGCAGGCAGAGTGGGCGATCGTCACCGGCGGCTCGGGATTCATCGGGACCGCGGTCGCTCGTGCGCTTCGAGCGCGCGGCGTGCGGGTCGCGATCGTCGATCGCAACGCGCCGCAGCACCGCGAACTCGATGTGTTCGTCAAGGGCGCGATCGAGCACGAGCGCACCTGGCTCGCCCTCGCGACCGAGCTCGCTGGCGAGCACGTCCGTGCGCTCTACCACTTCGCGGCCCGCACCAGCGTCTTGCAGTCGGTGAACGACCCTCACGACGTCTTTGTGTCCAACCTGGTGGGCTACGAGAACGCGCTCGAGTTCGCGCGCACGCACGAGGTCGCGAGCGTCCTCTTCGCGTCGACCAACGCGGTCGTGGGTGCGGGTGACAGCGGCACCATCTCGGAGCGCTCGCCGTTGGCGCCACTCACGCCCTATGGCGCGACGAAGGCGGCAGGGGAGATGCTCGGGAGCGCGTACGCCGCTAGCTACGGCATCCACGTCGCGTCGGTGCGCCTGACGAACGTCTACGGTCCGGGGATGTGGCACAAGGACTCGATCGTGCCGCGCCTCCTGCGTCATGTGGTCGGCCTGTCTGAGGCGACCATCTACGGAGACGGTGAGCAGGTGCGTGACTTCGTCTACATCGGTGACGTCGTGGACGCCTTCGTGCGCCTCGAGGAGCTCGGCTTCGTGGGCGCGGTCTCGTTCGGTTCCGGCACGAGCGTCAGCGTGAATGAGCTGGTCGATCTCGTCGGCGACGTCACGGGCCACGAGCTGCGCCTGCGTCATGTGCCTGCGAAGGCTGGTGAGATGCCGGGCGTGAGCGTGGACCTGTCGCTCGCGCGCTCGCTCGGCCTGAAGGCTGACGTCGAACTGGCGGAGGGTCTGCAGTTCGCGTGGTCGGACTTCCAGGAGGATCAGGGCCGCGTCGCCGGCTGA